A window from Mya arenaria isolate MELC-2E11 chromosome 9, ASM2691426v1 encodes these proteins:
- the LOC128246133 gene encoding uncharacterized protein LOC128246133, which produces MAIIDGYYCNRKDGYYRTGKDGYYRNDKDGYYRTGKDGYYRNDKEGNYRNGKDSYYRNDKDGYYRNGKDGYNRNCKDGYYRNGKDGYYRNCKDGYYRNGKDGYYRNDNDGYYRYGKDSN; this is translated from the coding sequence ATGGCAATAATTGATGGTTACTATTGTAATCGCAAGGATGGTTACTATCGAACTGGCAAGGATGGTTACTATCGTAATGACAAGGATGGTTACTATCGAACTGGCAAGGATGGTTACTATCGTAATGACAAGGAAGGTAACTATCGTAATGGCAAGGATAGTTACTATCGAAATGACAAGGATGGTTACTATCGTAATGGCAAGGATGGTTATAATCGTAATTGCAAGGATGGTTACTATCGTAATGGCAAGGATGGTTACTATCGTAATTGCAAGGATGGTTACTATCGTAATGGCAAGGATGGTTACTATCGTAATGACAATGATGGTTATTATCGTTATGGCAAGGATAGTAACTAA
- the LOC128246132 gene encoding translation initiation factor IF-2-like has protein sequence MAIIDGYYCNRKDGYYRTGKDGYYRNDKEGNYRNGKDSYYRNDKDGYYRNDKDGYYRNNKDGNYRIDKDGNYRNGKDGYYRNGKDGYNRNCKNGYYRNCKDGYYRNDKYGFYQNAKDAYYRNGKDGYHRNGKDGCYYRNGKDGYYRHGKDGNYRYGKDGYYRKGKHGYYRNGKDGYYRNGKDGYYRNDKDCYHQNGKDGYYRNGKDGYYRNGKNGYYRNGKDSN, from the exons ATGGCAATAATTGATGGTTACTATTGTAATCGCAAGGATGGTTACTATCGAACTGGCAAGGATGGTTACTATCGTAATGACAAGGAAGGTAACTATCGTAATGGCAAGGATAGTTACTATCGAAATGACAAGGATGGTTACTATCGTAATGACAAGGATGGTTACTATCGTAATAACAAAGATGGTAACTATCGTATTGACAAGGATGGTAACTATCGTAATGGCAAGGATGGTTATTATCGTAATGGCAAGGATGGTTATAATCGTAATTGCAAAAATGGTTACTATCGTAATTGCAAGGATGGTTACTATCGTAATGACAAATATGGATTCTATCAAAATGCCAAGGATGCTTACTATCGTAATGGCAAGGATGGTTACCATCGAAATGGCAAGGATG GATGCTACTATCGCAATGGCAAGGATGGTTACTATCGTCATGGCAAGGATGGTAACTATCGTTATGGCAAGGATGGTTACTATCGAAAGGGCAAGCATGGTTATTATCGAAATGGCAAGGATGGTTACTATCGAAATGGCAAGGATGGTTACTATCGTAATGACAAGGATTGTTACCATCAAAATGGCAAGGATGGTTACTATCGAAATGGCAAGGATGGTTACTATCGAAATGGCAAGAATGGTTACTATCGAAATGGCAAGGATAGTAACTAA